One stretch of Bacillus sp. (in: firmicutes) DNA includes these proteins:
- a CDS encoding heterocycloanthracin/sonorensin family bacteriocin has protein sequence MKMNNFHRELQMLNVGDFQASEAVPWNQNYYIDSARQCGGFGRCFFSCFFSCFFCFNCSNCFRCGGRCGDRCGGRCGDRCGGRCGNRCGG, from the coding sequence ATGAAAATGAATAATTTCCATAGGGAACTTCAAATGTTGAATGTTGGTGATTTCCAGGCGAGTGAGGCAGTTCCTTGGAACCAAAACTATTATATTGATTCGGCTCGACAATGCGGTGGTTTTGGTCGTTGCTTTTTTAGTTGCTTTTTTAGTTGCTTTTTTTGCTTTAACTGCTCTAATTGTTTTCGTTGCGGCGGTCGTTGCGGTGATCGATGTGGTGGTCGTTGCGGTGATCGCTGCGGTGGTCGTTGTGGCAATCGCTGCGGTGGTTAA
- a CDS encoding putative thiazole-containing bacteriocin maturation protein — MTNLTPSMRLKVKRDTFFLPDSNSGVYIRNNLSSFRMKGSMIDKWIEKLIPMFNGEYTLGDLTDGLPGPYRDRVYEIAEVLYRNGFVRDVSQDRPHQLADQILKKYASQIEFLDSFGDSGAYRFQAYRQAKVLAIGSGPFFISLVFALIESGLSKFHVLVTETVPTNRQRIVELVLHARKTDPEVVIEEVTLQKEGERSWRQIVQPFDSILYVSQDRDVEELRLLHTVCREEKKMFLPAICLKQVGLAGPLVSPDSEGCWESAWRCLHQSALSKDQPLDTFSSTAGAMLANVIVFELFKKVTGVIESEQKNQFFLLDLDTLEGNWHSFMPHPLVTGRVTAEWVQDFDLRLEQRASRGEPSELFLYFSQLTSEKSGIFHIWEEGNLKQLPLAQCRVQTIDPLSEGPAELLPSIVCTGLTHQEARREAGLAGIEAYVSRMISELVTVLPPQQRTMVEPQEFIGVGAGETFAEGVCRGLQKYLAEELSKQQIAQKNPVSRVQLSTVEDERCRFYLQALTTMQGAPIIGLGEKVAGFPVVWVGTNGRWYGSVGLNITLALQKALQQALMKAQNEVDCLTIQALEVSSVPLEKKVPLSLLIPTCEETTQSEVLQSAMQVLERNHKRLLVFELALEPFLRKELAGVFGVLVREEESR, encoded by the coding sequence ATGACAAATTTGACCCCTTCTATGCGTCTGAAAGTGAAAAGGGATACGTTTTTTCTCCCTGATTCAAACAGCGGTGTGTATATTCGAAACAACTTAAGTTCGTTCCGTATGAAAGGCAGTATGATCGATAAGTGGATTGAAAAACTGATACCGATGTTCAATGGGGAGTACACGTTGGGGGATTTGACAGACGGATTGCCGGGACCATATCGGGATCGGGTGTATGAAATTGCAGAAGTGCTGTACCGAAACGGGTTTGTTAGGGACGTGAGCCAAGACCGTCCGCATCAATTAGCGGATCAGATTCTTAAAAAGTATGCTTCTCAAATTGAATTTTTGGACAGTTTCGGTGATTCGGGCGCGTACCGTTTTCAAGCCTATCGTCAGGCCAAAGTGTTGGCGATCGGCTCTGGCCCTTTTTTTATCTCGTTGGTTTTTGCGTTGATTGAATCTGGATTGTCCAAGTTTCACGTGTTGGTTACGGAAACTGTGCCGACTAATCGGCAGCGGATAGTGGAACTGGTGTTACATGCCCGTAAAACGGACCCCGAGGTAGTGATAGAAGAGGTCACACTGCAGAAGGAGGGGGAACGTTCTTGGCGGCAGATTGTGCAGCCGTTTGATTCAATTTTGTATGTGTCGCAGGATCGCGATGTAGAGGAACTACGACTTCTTCATACGGTTTGTAGAGAAGAGAAGAAGATGTTCCTCCCCGCCATATGTCTGAAGCAGGTGGGACTGGCAGGTCCGCTAGTCTCCCCAGACTCTGAAGGATGTTGGGAGTCTGCATGGCGCTGCCTGCACCAATCCGCGCTTAGCAAAGATCAGCCATTAGACACTTTCTCTTCAACAGCAGGAGCGATGCTGGCCAATGTGATTGTGTTTGAATTGTTTAAAAAGGTTACCGGAGTGATCGAATCGGAACAAAAGAATCAATTCTTCCTGCTTGATTTGGATACATTGGAAGGAAACTGGCATTCGTTCATGCCTCATCCGTTGGTGACTGGACGTGTGACAGCCGAATGGGTTCAAGATTTCGATTTGCGGCTCGAACAGAGAGCAAGCCGAGGTGAACCGAGCGAATTGTTTCTTTACTTTAGCCAGTTGACATCGGAGAAATCGGGGATTTTCCATATTTGGGAGGAAGGGAATTTAAAGCAGCTGCCGTTAGCCCAGTGCCGCGTTCAGACAATTGACCCGTTATCGGAGGGACCGGCTGAGCTGTTGCCAAGTATTGTATGTACAGGTCTGACACATCAGGAGGCACGTCGAGAAGCCGGCCTGGCCGGAATTGAAGCGTATGTGTCGCGAATGATCAGTGAGCTCGTTACGGTTCTACCTCCACAACAGCGTACTATGGTAGAACCCCAGGAATTTATTGGTGTTGGAGCGGGTGAAACGTTTGCGGAAGGTGTTTGCCGTGGGTTACAAAAATATTTGGCTGAGGAACTTAGTAAGCAACAGATCGCTCAGAAGAATCCTGTCTCTCGGGTGCAGTTGAGTACGGTAGAAGATGAGCGCTGCCGGTTTTATTTGCAAGCACTGACAACAATGCAGGGAGCACCAATAATCGGCTTAGGAGAGAAAGTGGCCGGCTTCCCTGTGGTATGGGTTGGAACGAATGGTCGCTGGTATGGTAGTGTAGGTTTGAATATAACATTGGCGTTACAGAAAGCGCTACAACAGGCACTTATGAAAGCACAAAACGAAGTGGATTGTCTCACGATACAAGCTTTGGAGGTTTCATCCGTACCTTTGGAAAAAAAGGTGCCGCTAAGCCTTTTAATCCCTACGTGTGAAGAGACGACACAATCTGAGGTCTTACAGTCCGCAATGCAGGTGTTGGAACGGAACCACAAGCGGCTCTTGGTCTTTGAACTAGCGCTGGAACCATTTTTGAGAAAGGAATTGGCAGGAGTGTTTGGTGTATTGGTGCGAGAGGAGGAATCCCGGTGA
- a CDS encoding TOMM precursor leader peptide-binding protein — protein sequence MSATVVVVGEGLLADFVCEKLPTQYQVVRRTDFEAGVPEATDLVLVLHDGWNPSVHKKAEEVLRPIGIPWLRGFVSFGEGVIGPLVSPGTPGCSQCADTRLLMAGRDRKEMWEMQQKLAKQGGISCDAWVSRTGLLQVAYLLAEEAQRILQGSLPRSEGRVFLLNLKTLENSCHFILPDSLCAVCSPLPDDSSTAAQISLKPSPKISPDSYRCRTMDDLNKVLRKDYLDHRTGFLNGKIYEFATPFADVIVNLPLFTADEGVAGRTHSYAVSELTAILEGLERSCGIAPRGKRTVVHDSFRNLRDQALNPVKVGVHAKEQYEQPGFPFKPFHPDRPMNWVWGYSFLQERPILVPELLAYYSLGCGQGFVYETSNGCALGGSLEEAIFYGILEVVERDSFLMTWYAQLSLPRLDPYSANDQELQLMVDRVRAVAGYDLHLFNSTMEHGIPSVWALAKNRKQKGLNIICAAGAHPDPVRAVKSAVHELAGMMLTLDEKLEANQEEYVRMLQDSSLVQKMDDHGMLYGLPQAEERLQFLLDDSRPLRTFHEEFKWKARHTDLTDDLQDILQVFRGLNLDVIVVDQTTSETLRNGLYCVKVLIPGMLPMTFGHHLTRLIGLERVLKVPMELGYAKQPLTLEQLNPYPHPFP from the coding sequence GTGAGTGCTACAGTGGTGGTTGTCGGAGAAGGGTTATTGGCTGATTTTGTGTGCGAAAAACTGCCTACCCAATACCAGGTAGTTCGTCGAACCGATTTCGAGGCAGGCGTACCGGAAGCAACCGATTTGGTTCTAGTATTGCACGATGGCTGGAATCCATCGGTTCATAAAAAAGCGGAAGAGGTGTTACGACCAATCGGTATCCCTTGGCTGCGAGGCTTTGTTTCATTTGGTGAGGGGGTGATTGGTCCACTGGTAAGCCCGGGTACGCCGGGGTGCTCCCAGTGTGCAGACACGCGTCTACTAATGGCAGGACGCGACCGTAAAGAGATGTGGGAGATGCAACAGAAGCTGGCGAAGCAAGGAGGAATATCGTGTGACGCGTGGGTATCTCGCACGGGACTTTTGCAGGTGGCTTACCTGCTAGCGGAGGAGGCACAGAGGATCTTACAAGGCAGCTTGCCCCGCTCGGAAGGACGGGTGTTTTTGCTCAACCTAAAAACACTGGAGAACTCATGCCACTTTATTCTACCCGATTCGTTGTGTGCAGTCTGTAGTCCTTTACCTGACGATTCATCGACAGCAGCCCAAATTTCACTGAAACCAAGTCCAAAAATCAGCCCCGATAGTTACCGTTGCCGTACGATGGACGATCTCAATAAAGTTCTGCGTAAAGACTATCTAGATCACCGGACCGGATTTTTGAATGGTAAAATATATGAATTCGCGACGCCGTTTGCTGATGTCATCGTAAACCTACCTTTGTTCACGGCAGATGAGGGAGTAGCAGGCCGGACTCATTCATATGCGGTAAGCGAGTTAACTGCCATTTTGGAAGGCTTGGAGCGGTCCTGCGGTATCGCCCCCCGTGGAAAACGGACAGTGGTGCATGATAGTTTCCGTAATCTGAGAGATCAAGCTCTCAATCCTGTCAAAGTAGGGGTACACGCGAAGGAACAGTATGAACAGCCCGGTTTTCCATTTAAACCGTTTCATCCTGATCGCCCAATGAATTGGGTATGGGGCTATTCGTTTTTACAAGAGCGTCCGATTCTGGTTCCAGAGTTGCTTGCCTATTACAGCTTGGGCTGCGGGCAGGGGTTTGTCTATGAAACGTCCAACGGATGCGCGTTAGGCGGGAGTTTGGAGGAGGCTATTTTCTACGGTATTTTGGAAGTGGTGGAACGTGATTCGTTCCTGATGACTTGGTACGCGCAGCTGTCTCTCCCGCGTCTTGACCCTTATTCTGCTAACGATCAAGAATTGCAGTTGATGGTCGACCGTGTAAGGGCGGTGGCGGGATATGATCTGCATTTGTTTAACTCGACGATGGAGCATGGAATTCCAAGCGTTTGGGCGTTAGCGAAAAATAGGAAGCAAAAGGGATTGAATATCATTTGTGCGGCTGGAGCTCATCCAGACCCGGTACGGGCGGTGAAAAGTGCGGTTCACGAGTTGGCTGGTATGATGCTGACGCTTGACGAGAAATTAGAAGCCAACCAGGAGGAGTATGTGCGAATGTTACAAGATTCTTCCCTTGTCCAGAAGATGGATGATCATGGAATGCTGTACGGTTTACCACAAGCGGAAGAGCGCCTACAGTTTTTGCTGGATGATAGTCGTCCGTTGCGAACGTTTCACGAGGAATTTAAGTGGAAGGCGAGACATACAGACCTGACCGATGATCTACAGGACATTCTTCAGGTATTTCGTGGATTGAACCTTGATGTGATTGTGGTGGACCAGACCACATCGGAAACCTTAAGAAACGGATTGTATTGTGTGAAAGTGCTGATTCCGGGGATGTTGCCGATGACATTTGGACATCACCTTACTCGATTAATAGGGCTGGAAAGGGTGTTGAAGGTACCAATGGAACTCGGGTATGCGAAACAACCACTGACACTTGAACAGCTCAATCCATATCCGCATCCGTTTCCATAA
- a CDS encoding SagB family peptide dehydrogenase: MSLEAFLHNLHFDIEKASPPDWEVDWKDAPLAYKLYRGLPVVPLSLEVPMTLEGRKVPATPDLREIGHFLWYVYGLTQFCQSVFPLDSTEQEADLMQSYRRFVPSGGALYPNELYVYLKIEDLPAGVYHYDVAHHRLVLLREGKFDSYIARALGNRCDVSACFGTVFVSTMFWKNFFKYNNFAYRLQGLDAGVLIGQLLEVAKRFGFASGVYFQFLDRAINHLLGLSEQEESVYTVIPLSVEPTVLFTNRSNIDEIVSSDELCQELTAIHCNHYVRSRRIIDYPMLTKMNEASILESTRSFRQIKAKERMNSEGESVALPHVKRLSYDLASVCRIRYSPDMDFVLGKVSQLQLAALLQEATASFSYRNDLDEAHKMHESRVSLYGCLYNIEGIPNGAYHYDSAAHTLRQIHLGDHRLQLQYGMSGHNVNLFQVPLCLHVAGDKDHFITELGYRGYRIQQMEAGMLVQRLLLAAAALGLGGHPLLGFDANLCDAIYKMGSQGKTTLIQIPIGPYRPRAWLKGSLHS, from the coding sequence ATGAGTCTTGAAGCATTTCTACACAATCTACATTTTGACATTGAGAAGGCAAGCCCACCGGACTGGGAAGTGGATTGGAAAGATGCACCGCTTGCGTATAAGCTCTATCGCGGTTTGCCTGTAGTTCCTCTTTCTCTGGAAGTACCAATGACGCTTGAAGGACGAAAAGTTCCCGCAACGCCTGACCTTCGTGAAATCGGTCATTTTCTCTGGTATGTATACGGTCTCACTCAATTTTGTCAGTCAGTCTTTCCTTTGGATTCGACAGAACAAGAGGCCGACCTCATGCAGTCATATCGACGATTTGTTCCTTCCGGCGGGGCGTTATATCCAAACGAATTGTACGTATATCTAAAGATAGAGGATTTGCCTGCTGGAGTGTACCATTATGATGTAGCGCATCATCGCTTGGTATTGTTACGAGAAGGGAAATTCGATTCATATATTGCCCGTGCTCTCGGTAATCGCTGTGACGTGTCTGCTTGTTTCGGTACTGTGTTTGTGTCGACTATGTTTTGGAAAAATTTCTTTAAATACAATAACTTTGCCTACCGTCTGCAAGGACTGGATGCTGGTGTGCTGATTGGACAGTTACTAGAAGTGGCAAAACGGTTCGGCTTTGCATCGGGGGTGTACTTCCAATTTCTTGATCGGGCCATCAACCATCTCCTTGGGCTATCCGAACAGGAAGAGAGCGTGTATACGGTTATTCCGCTATCGGTGGAACCTACAGTCTTGTTTACGAACAGGAGTAATATAGACGAGATTGTTTCTTCCGACGAATTATGCCAAGAGTTGACAGCAATTCATTGTAATCACTATGTCCGGTCACGGAGGATTATCGACTATCCGATGTTAACTAAAATGAATGAAGCATCCATACTGGAATCAACGCGATCGTTTCGACAGATCAAGGCGAAGGAAAGGATGAATAGTGAAGGTGAATCGGTGGCTCTACCTCACGTGAAGCGGCTATCTTATGATTTGGCGTCGGTCTGTCGAATACGATATTCACCGGACATGGATTTCGTTTTGGGAAAGGTAAGTCAACTGCAATTGGCCGCACTACTTCAGGAGGCAACGGCTTCCTTCTCGTATCGAAATGATTTGGATGAAGCACATAAGATGCATGAGTCCCGTGTCTCATTGTATGGCTGTTTGTATAATATTGAAGGTATTCCGAATGGTGCATATCATTATGATAGCGCTGCCCATACATTACGACAGATACATCTCGGAGATCATCGACTCCAGTTACAATACGGAATGTCTGGACATAATGTGAATTTGTTCCAAGTACCGCTCTGCCTACATGTAGCAGGGGACAAGGATCACTTCATAACGGAACTGGGATATAGAGGTTATCGTATCCAACAGATGGAAGCTGGAATGCTCGTGCAACGGTTATTGTTAGCGGCGGCAGCCCTCGGGCTGGGGGGGCACCCACTCCTAGGGTTTGATGCGAACTTATGTGATGCGATTTACAAAATGGGTTCACAAGGAAAAACCACCCTAATCCAAATTCCGATCGGTCCATATCGACCTCGCGCTTGGTTGAAGGGAAGTTTGCATAGCTAA
- a CDS encoding DNA double-strand break repair nuclease NurA — MPYENQYADKSSHSNLIKSPDVHNFLARCQTLTEPSLEEAERLATHFKEVDINHEELPESIVAVDGSLYEASIDEFLPSTKIGYVKIGSLLINLSQFRSLRTSNNKFVNPFAVAKLQENNDSIPFPLPSANVILEGFNSVRDSFRAEVDKRLYEYRIDDNDPNTSLRTTLFHLASRRPVGDKDDQLGTNDPDKLYIHKCPNENCDEKKIEVLNIEEQQTCPKCKEPIFPSDCLRLWEEVYEYQSNTTALSRFMQVVEHLIPIHYIRCLYETGSLSVIGKIAFIVDGPLAIFGPPAWLHATILKFIHDINNTLREKNYEEAFIMGIQKTGQVVEYMKLIDKYIPKNRIFAVSDDFRYKYISPGREKAKNGYGYETYYGQDIVYKTSTNRTFVFNLIYPFPDKSSIKRDSFIQEKSNLNNYKQLNKALNIIREFEFDLYENAVIPVALAHRYTAISLKPGGKVLDLLTKSAFNNKR, encoded by the coding sequence ATGCCTTACGAAAATCAGTATGCAGATAAGTCATCGCATTCTAATTTGATAAAAAGTCCAGATGTGCATAACTTTCTTGCTAGATGTCAAACGTTAACTGAACCTAGTTTAGAGGAAGCTGAAAGATTAGCAACTCACTTTAAAGAAGTAGATATTAATCATGAAGAATTACCTGAGAGTATAGTAGCTGTTGATGGAAGTTTATATGAGGCTAGTATTGATGAATTTCTCCCAAGTACAAAAATTGGCTATGTAAAAATCGGGAGTCTACTAATAAATCTTTCACAGTTTAGATCATTACGGACTAGTAACAACAAATTTGTGAATCCCTTTGCAGTGGCAAAACTTCAAGAAAACAATGATTCAATTCCTTTTCCTCTTCCAAGCGCAAATGTAATTTTAGAGGGGTTTAATTCTGTTAGAGATAGCTTTAGAGCTGAGGTTGATAAGAGATTATATGAATACCGAATTGATGATAATGACCCAAATACTAGTCTAAGAACTACCTTATTTCATTTAGCATCTAGACGACCAGTAGGTGACAAGGATGATCAACTTGGGACAAATGATCCTGACAAATTATATATACACAAATGTCCTAATGAAAATTGTGATGAAAAGAAAATAGAAGTATTAAATATTGAGGAACAACAAACCTGCCCTAAATGTAAAGAACCTATATTTCCTTCTGATTGCTTGCGATTATGGGAAGAGGTATATGAATATCAATCCAATACAACAGCTTTATCAAGGTTTATGCAAGTAGTCGAGCATTTAATACCAATTCATTATATTAGATGTCTGTATGAAACTGGCTCCCTTAGTGTGATAGGAAAAATAGCTTTTATAGTGGACGGTCCTTTAGCTATATTTGGTCCACCAGCATGGTTACACGCAACAATATTGAAATTTATTCATGATATTAATAATACTTTACGAGAAAAAAATTACGAAGAAGCTTTTATAATGGGCATTCAAAAGACTGGACAAGTAGTTGAATACATGAAGTTAATAGATAAATATATTCCTAAAAATAGAATATTTGCAGTTAGTGACGATTTTAGATATAAATATATTAGTCCTGGTCGTGAAAAGGCGAAAAATGGATATGGATATGAAACTTATTATGGTCAAGACATCGTTTATAAGACATCTACAAATCGAACTTTTGTTTTTAATTTAATATATCCCTTTCCAGATAAATCATCAATAAAAAGAGACTCTTTTATTCAAGAAAAATCAAATTTAAATAATTATAAACAGTTGAATAAAGCTTTAAACATTATACGAGAGTTTGAGTTTGATTTATACGAAAATGCTGTAATCCCTGTTGCACTTGCTCATAGATATACGGCAATTAGTTTAAAACCAGGTGGGAAAGTATTAGATCTTCTTACTAAAAGCGCTTTTAATAATAAGAGATAA
- a CDS encoding ATP-binding protein, giving the protein MLKSDPLVKIVQKDSFVGWVYSIEYDVAYVMTNDLWKNNALGIPHNSFLIATSLDPENYSSATSEDKQVILLRVIGSAKLPQDDDIVKMKIDYFQNQTDINLNEDYDDITKNQVQFGGLKCRVIGTFYTKDGELFLGSDLESFYMSTRLSVFRPRKKALEMIVNHIDPIQKKKSIDDAKEQGFEKPLDPFQIGTVRYTSTDRLHRGSEEELVPFTISPYDFLARRTAVLGMTRTGKSNMIKKTVSVVKKIADAGNVNIGQIIFDINGEYANANKQDKGSIADVYPEDTIRYRMLETEGFEDLRNNFYYRTVEGFNTIVRDLKAANKLDSNYIREFVNMSLERPEGNDYTDDVKNWMKRVAAYKVLLYKASFKPPANYTVSFYANSNIRNAVKEKLGEVELPSLDVNPKNGKVTMNLVDAYRWFIALREANNEQKLRASNGEDWVDDSLSNLLDMIAQKSPAGTFISGYKILADSRKYHSPSRTSNEVAREIYDHLKNGKIVILDLSVGDPTVRETISTEIAKEIFNRSMGTFIEGEMPPNIVVYIEEAHNLIGKKLDLTETWPRLAKEGAKYRIALVYATQEPSSVHPNILANTENWFVTHLNNETEVKELAKFYDFSDFSKSLLKAQDVGFARVKTFSSPYVVPVQIDKFDPNNA; this is encoded by the coding sequence ATGTTAAAAAGTGACCCGCTAGTTAAGATTGTACAAAAGGATTCTTTTGTTGGCTGGGTCTATTCAATAGAATATGATGTTGCTTATGTAATGACAAATGACTTATGGAAGAATAATGCTCTAGGTATACCACATAATTCATTCTTAATTGCAACTTCCCTAGACCCAGAGAATTATAGTAGTGCAACAAGTGAGGATAAGCAGGTTATATTATTACGAGTAATAGGATCAGCTAAACTACCTCAAGATGATGATATAGTAAAAATGAAGATAGATTATTTCCAGAATCAAACTGATATAAACTTAAATGAAGATTATGATGACATAACAAAAAACCAGGTTCAGTTTGGTGGTTTGAAATGTAGGGTTATTGGGACATTTTACACCAAAGACGGAGAGCTATTTCTTGGAAGCGATTTAGAATCATTCTATATGTCTACTAGGTTATCAGTTTTTAGACCAAGAAAAAAAGCGCTTGAGATGATTGTAAATCATATTGATCCTATACAGAAAAAAAAATCTATTGATGATGCCAAAGAACAAGGCTTTGAAAAGCCTTTAGATCCTTTTCAAATCGGAACGGTTAGATATACTTCAACAGATAGACTGCATAGAGGATCAGAAGAGGAACTTGTTCCATTTACTATCTCACCTTACGATTTTCTTGCTCGCAGAACAGCAGTGTTAGGAATGACTCGTACAGGTAAATCTAACATGATTAAGAAAACCGTTTCCGTAGTGAAAAAAATAGCAGATGCGGGAAATGTAAATATAGGTCAAATTATCTTTGATATTAATGGTGAATATGCCAATGCAAATAAACAAGATAAGGGTTCTATTGCTGATGTTTATCCAGAAGATACTATTAGATATAGAATGCTAGAGACAGAAGGATTTGAAGATTTAAGAAATAACTTCTATTATCGAACTGTTGAAGGCTTCAACACTATTGTAAGAGACCTTAAGGCTGCAAATAAACTTGATTCAAACTACATAAGAGAGTTTGTAAATATGTCACTTGAACGGCCTGAAGGCAATGATTACACGGATGATGTGAAAAATTGGATGAAAAGGGTAGCAGCCTACAAAGTATTATTATATAAGGCCTCCTTTAAGCCTCCAGCAAACTATACAGTTTCTTTTTACGCTAATAGCAATATAAGGAATGCTGTTAAAGAGAAGTTGGGTGAGGTAGAATTACCTTCATTAGATGTCAATCCTAAAAATGGAAAAGTAACCATGAATTTAGTGGATGCATATAGATGGTTCATCGCATTAAGAGAGGCTAATAATGAACAAAAACTAAGAGCGTCTAATGGTGAGGATTGGGTTGATGATAGTTTAAGTAATTTGCTAGATATGATAGCCCAAAAGTCTCCTGCAGGTACTTTTATTAGCGGATATAAAATTTTAGCGGATTCACGAAAGTATCACTCACCTTCTAGAACTAGCAATGAAGTTGCACGGGAAATTTATGACCATTTAAAAAATGGAAAGATAGTAATTTTAGATTTATCTGTTGGCGATCCAACTGTAAGAGAGACAATTAGTACAGAAATTGCAAAGGAAATTTTTAATAGATCAATGGGAACCTTTATTGAAGGAGAAATGCCTCCAAATATAGTGGTTTATATAGAAGAGGCGCACAACCTAATCGGGAAAAAACTAGATTTAACAGAAACATGGCCAAGACTTGCTAAAGAGGGAGCAAAATACAGAATAGCTTTGGTATATGCTACACAAGAGCCTTCGTCTGTACACCCCAATATATTAGCTAATACTGAAAATTGGTTTGTTACTCATTTAAATAATGAAACAGAAGTGAAGGAGCTAGCAAAATTTTATGATTTCAGTGATTTTAGTAAATCGTTATTAAAAGCACAAGATGTTGGATTTGCTAGGGTTAAAACCTTTTCAAGTCCATATGTCGTACCGGTTCAAATTGATAAATTCGATCCAAATAATGCTTGA
- a CDS encoding DNA adenine methylase — protein sequence MKISAKDLLTKTGIPKGTLYRWLETYKDFITVEKAVGRKNYYSDKTIDTLLQIKKLKQKGLRDTDIKLALASLKINNTKKNTFPTSPLRFPGSKSRVLKRFYPYFNKSHVEYREPFVGGGSIFFGKDKVSNNWLNDKDPNVYAFFVSMRDYPEQLCKKILQTKPSLELWKEKRKRTEYDNIVDRAFDFLFFNRTNFSGIYTANPLGGMEQNSAYRIDCRWNAETLCKRVLDCSKKLQGVKITNLDFVDVLLAPGDDVLLIIDPPYYKQGDRLYPVSMSHDEHVKLARLLAETKHNFLLTIDDCPEVRNIYGKENFYINQESWIYSINPNKKDRVGKELFISNFKI from the coding sequence ATGAAAATATCGGCAAAAGATCTACTTACTAAAACTGGAATCCCAAAAGGTACTTTATATAGATGGTTAGAAACATACAAAGATTTCATAACTGTAGAAAAAGCAGTTGGGAGAAAAAATTACTATAGTGATAAAACAATTGATACACTTTTACAAATAAAGAAATTAAAACAAAAAGGTCTTAGGGACACAGATATAAAACTAGCTTTAGCTAGTTTAAAGATAAATAACACCAAAAAAAATACATTTCCAACCTCACCTCTGCGTTTTCCCGGTTCTAAAAGTAGAGTCCTTAAACGTTTTTATCCCTATTTCAATAAATCTCATGTTGAATATAGAGAACCATTCGTTGGTGGCGGATCAATCTTTTTTGGAAAAGACAAGGTGAGTAATAATTGGTTAAATGATAAGGATCCAAACGTTTATGCTTTCTTTGTATCAATGAGAGATTACCCTGAACAGTTATGTAAGAAGATACTACAAACAAAGCCTTCCTTAGAACTTTGGAAAGAAAAAAGGAAGAGAACGGAATATGATAATATTGTGGATCGAGCCTTTGACTTCCTATTTTTTAACCGAACAAATTTTTCAGGAATATATACTGCTAATCCACTAGGAGGTATGGAACAAAACTCAGCATACCGAATCGATTGTCGTTGGAATGCAGAAACACTATGTAAAAGAGTGTTAGATTGTTCTAAAAAATTACAAGGGGTGAAAATAACTAACCTAGATTTTGTTGATGTATTGTTAGCTCCAGGTGATGATGTATTATTGATTATTGATCCACCATACTATAAACAAGGGGATAGGCTATATCCAGTTAGTATGTCCCATGATGAGCATGTTAAACTAGCACGTTTACTTGCAGAAACAAAACACAACTTTCTATTAACAATCGACGATTGTCCAGAAGTAAGGAATATATATGGAAAAGAAAACTTTTATATAAACCAGGAAAGTTGGATTTATTCAATCAATCCTAATAAAAAGGACCGAGTGGGAAAAGAGTTGTTTATTTCAAATTTTAAAATATAG
- a CDS encoding transposase, with protein MGKIRKTYDVKLKKKAVDLYIQEGTGYKTVSKELGIGHSMVRCWGKYYENEGMKGLERKQGIPFTE; from the coding sequence ATGGGAAAAATACGAAAAACATATGATGTAAAGCTTAAAAAGAAAGCTGTAGATTTATATATTCAAGAGGGCACGGGTTATAAAACTGTTTCTAAAGAATTAGGGATTGGCCATTCTATGGTACGTTGTTGGGGTAAATACTACGAAAATGAAGGAATGAAAGGTCTGGAGAGAAAACAGGGCATTCCCTTTACAGAGTAG